The Notoacmeibacter ruber DNA segment CGCCGCGCCGCTCGCAGCCAAGATCAAGCGCCCGTGCGCAATGTTCATAAAGGCTGGCTTCCTCTTCCAGAACCTCGGGCGTGTAGAAGGCGTCGTGTTCGCCAGGTTCCAATTGCCGCCCGTCGATGAAAGGCAGCTTGGTGTCGAGAAAGCCGGTATCGCCCGTTACCCGCACATAGTGCGCGGTCAGATAGCCGAGCCAGACCACATCATCCGAGATCATCGTCCGCACCCCTGCGCCGGTGCGCGGCAACCACCAGTGCTGAACGTCTCCTTCGGGGAACTGCCGGCCCGCCGCATTCAGGATTTGAGCCCGTGCGTAGGAGGGATCCTGAAGCAGAAGGGCCGAGGTATCCTGTAACTGATCGCGGAAACCGTAGGCTCCCGATGCCTGATAGAAGGCCGATCGCGCACGGATACGGCAGGCAAGTGCTTGATAGGGCAGCCAGTGATTGACCATCAGGTTCATGGCCTGGTCGGGGGTCTCGACCTGCAATGTGCCGAGGAAGGAATCCCACTCCTGCCGCGCAGCATCGATCTGCGTGTCGAAGCCTTCCTGTCGCAGCGTATCCGCCAGTGCAACCGCTTCGCTGACCGAGCCGCTGTCGCCAAGAATGACAAGGATTTCGACCGATCCTTCTGCCGGCAGATCGATATCGGAGGACAAGGCTGCGCAGGGATCGCCCGCAATGGCCGTCGTGTCATCCAGCTTGGCGCCTTCGGCCACGATCTGCGGGAAGGAAACCGACTGGGTGCCGATGAAGTTGCGACGCGAAGCCGTGTGGGACGAAACGTCCGTCGACAGAGCCAGAAAGGCGTAGCGGCCAGAAAAATCGATCGAATAGGGGTTCGTCGCCGTGATGACGCCGGAGGCATCGTCGAAATGGGAAGCAATGAAGGGAGCGTTCTTGCCCGCATTGTTGCCGAGCACCCATTCCGCGAAAGCATAGAGTCGCAATTTTCGGGGGCGGTCGAATTCGTTGCGGATGCGGAGACGGGTCAGCTTGGCATTGTGGCCTGCAGCCATCGCCATGGTTGCTTTGAGCCGCAAACCGCCGCCGGCAGCCCGGAACGTAGAGTAACCCATGCCGTGCCGCGCTTCGTAAGGTTCCGAAGCGGCCCCTGCGAGCGCAGCAAAGGGCGTGAGCGTGATCCCGCTGTCCAGGTCGCGGACATAAAGCGCTTCGCCCGGACGGTTCTGAACCGGGTCGTTGGTCCATGGGGTTAACTGGTAGTCGCGCGAATTGATGCTCCAGGTGAAGGCGGCGCCGCCAGCGGAGACATGGAAGCCGAAATCCTTGCCCGAAATAACGTTGATCCAGGGCTGGGGTGTCCGGTCGGTGCCGCTCAGCCGGACCACATATTCACCGCTCCGGGGATCGAAACCGCCCATACCGTTCCAGAAGAGGAGATCCTCCCCGCTCGTGCTGATCGTGGCGGGAACCGGCTTGATGATCCTGGCCGACACCTCCTCATCTTTCGCGAAGGGACGGGGGGCTTCCTTGGTTTCCAGCTCCGTTCCGAGGCGGGCCAATTGTTCGGAAAGGCGGCCGTTTCGTGTGTGAAGCGTGATGCGTGATGCCGCCAGCAGCGCATCATAAGTGGTCTCGTCCATCAGATCGCGGCGCACATTGAAAATATGGGCGCGCACGGCGTCGGAGAGGCCGCGATGCCGTGCGTTCTCGCAGAGAATATCGACGGCCTGCTGCATGTCCTGTGCGTAGGATGTGACACGCTCGTTGAGAATTACCAGATCGAAGAGAAGACCGCGTCCGCGCAGATATTCTTGCATGGCGAGCGCTTCTCTAACGATCTTCAGATCGTTCTCGTCATCCGTCCGAAGCACGAAGATCGGATGATCGCCCGATACACCGAGCGGCCACAACGCGCTCTGGCTGGCCAATCCCTCGCGCACCGCTTCCTCGCCGATCCGCATATCCATATCGGGATAGATGAGATAGCGGGCGATCCGCTGGAACGTCTCGGCGTCCTGGCTGGTCACATCGATGTGGCGAAGCTGCACCTGGCTTCGGGTCCAAGCCAACTGGCTTTCGTGATTGAAGGTCTCGGTATGGCGATAGTGGGCAAGCCTCTCGATCAGCGTGTCGCGATCAGCGGCGGCGAGTGTCCAGAAGGTAATGGTGGCCTTCTTCCCGGCCGGTATCCGGACCACCCGCCGTAACGACATGATGGGATCGAGCGTGAAGCCGGCACTGCCGCTCAGTTCCGCGCCGGGATCGAAGGCGGCGGCCGACGCCAGGCTCCGGCCCCGTCCGATAAAGGCGCGCCGGTCCGTCTCGAACTGGGTGGAACGCCGCTGCGCGGCATTTTCCGTGACGAGATGGGCGACGTGAATATCAGGCTCGCCATGAGTGCGTTTGTTGCGGGTGGCCAGGATGGCATCGCCGGCGCGATCGATCTCGGTGCGGACGAACATTTTCGAAAAGGCGGGGTGGGCCATGTCGGCCTGGTCGTTCGAGAGAACCAGCTCTGCAAAGGATGTGACTTCGATCAGCCTGTCGACGGTTCCGCTGTTAGACAGCGTCAGCCGTCGGCCCTCGCCGTCCCCCTCGGTCGTGACCAGCACATCCATATGGGAATGGATGGTGCCCACATGCTTGCGAAACTCCGCCTGTGAATCTGTGAAGACGGTGCTGGCGCGCTCATTGGCCAGGTGTCGCGGCTGGCTGGTGGCGCTCCACCACTGCCCAGAGGCAACGTCCCGCAGGAAGACATACTGGCCCCAGCTGTCTTCGACCGGATCGGGCCGCCAGCGCGTGATCGCCAGCCCGTTCCACTTGGAATAGCCGGCGCCGGTCGCCGTAACCATAACGCTGTAATGCCCGTTGGACATGAGATGCGTACGGCGATCGGTCGTTGCCGGGTCGTCGTAGATTTGCATGGCCGGAGCGGCGAGGGCGCCCCCATCGTTTTTCTGGCGAAGGACTTCCTCGGGGCGAGACACCGGGGCCACCGTGTTGGGCGCACGCTCCTGGAGAAGGAGCTCCGCCGCCTCGATAACGGGGTCGGAGTGAAAGAGTTCGCGCAAGCGTCCGGCCGTGACCACATTTGCCGCCGCGCAGATGCTCATCCCCTGGTGGTGAGCGAAATAGGCTTTGATGACGGCGCACTTTTCGCCTTTTGGCAGGCGCGAAGGGGTGAAATCGACGGATTCGTAGAACCCATAGGCCCCGCGGGCACCGATCTGCCGCAGCCTCTCCATATTGCGGACGGCTTCGTTCGGGTCCACCTGGCAAGCCAGCATCGTCGCGTAAGGTGCAATAACCGCATTGCGGGAAAGATCACGTTTCAGTCCGAGGGACGGCACGCCGAAATTGGAGTACTGATAGGTCAGCATGTGGTCGCGCGCATTATAGGCCGATTCCGAAATGCCCCACGGCACGCCGAGTTCGCGTGCATAGTTGCGCTGAACGCGCACGACCATCCGGTTCGTCTGATAGAGAAGGCCGCCCTGCCTTTCATGCATGACGAGCGGTGGCATCAGATATTCGAACATCGAACCCGACCAGGAGGCTAGGGTCGCCCGGCCGGAAACGGGCACCACCGGCCGGCCGAGGCGGAACCAGTGCTCATTGGGCAGGTCGCCTTTCGCGATCGCGAAGAGGCTTGTCAGCCGCGCTTCGGAGGCCAGAAGGTCGTAACAGGATTCATCGAGCTCGCCTTCTTCCACGCGATAGCCGATGGCGAGCAGCCGCCGCTGCTTGTTCATCAGGAAGCCGAATTCCATATCGAATGCCAGGCCACGCGCCGTCTCCGATACGTCGACAAGTCGCCGGCGCAACCGGTCCATGGCTTCGCGGCTTGTGCTCGGATCGTTGAAGTGCGCTTCGCAGGTCCGTACCAGCGCGGTGCCCCATCGCATCAGCCGGCGACTTTCATGGCTGCCGACCTCCAGATCGATGTCCAGCGCCAGCCGTTCGATCTCCTGCGCGACCGTCATCAGGCCGGTGGCCTTGACGGAGGTGACTGCGGCACCCCGGTCAAGCGCCAGGACAAAACTGTGAAGCCGCTCGCGAATACGAGCGCGGAGCGGGCGGATCGTTCGACGGTCGTCCGGAATGTCCTGCAGGACCTCCTCGATGATCGTGGCCGTGTCGCGAATGCCTTCCACATCGCCGTGCAGGAAGGCCGCCGGGGCGGCAGCGGCTTCTCGGAGAGCTGAGGAAACGACGATCAGATGCCCGGCCAGATTGCCGCTATCGACCGCGGAAATGTAGCGCGGCGGAAGCGGCTGGAGCGTCTTCGTATCGTACCAGTTGTAGAGATGGCCGCGGTGTTTTTCCATTCGCCGGATCGTGACGAGCGTGGATTCGATCCGGTTCAGCATCTCCTCGAAACCGATCCAGCCAAGATCACGCGCCGAGACGGTGGAAATCAGGTAGAGGCCGATATTGGTCGGTGAAGTGCGAGGCGCTACCAGCGGCTCGGGGTCTTCCTGGAAGTTGTCGGGCGGCAGGTGATTGTGTTCGTCCGTGACGAAGGTCTCGAAATAGCGCCATGTCCGCCGTGCGATGCGACGCAGGGCCCTGCGGTCATCTTCGGACACGAAAAGGCGGTCTTCGGTCTCCGCCGAGCGGGAGACCTGCCATGCGATCAGTGGCGCGAAGAACCATGCGCCCGCGATCGGCAGCGCGACCCAGACGCTGTTGTGACCGTAGAAAATCGCCAGCATCAGGCCAATCGCGGCAATCGCCGAGGAAGGCCACATCAACTCGATATAGGATGCAATCGTGCCACCTGAGCTTTTGTGAATTTGCGCGGCGGTCTTCCATTCCAGCAATTGACGGCGGGAAACAAAAAGCCGGTAGAGCGTGCGGCCGACCGCATCGGCGGCATACCATGCCGTATGCGCCATGAAGGCGACGCGAAGACTCGTCTGCGCCAGCAGCGACAGAAGCTCCCAGCCATAGGTCCGCAAATGCGACCGAAGGGTCACTCCGACGGGGGGCGCGATGAAGCCGGCGAACATGGTCGTGAGCGGCGCGATGATAAGCATCCCGATCAGAACCACCTGCCAGACGAAAGCCGGCAAGGTATCGAATTTCACCCAGCCCGCGATCGAAGCCAACACCCATGCGATCGGCAGCAGCGAGCGTCGCAGATTGTCGAGCATCTTGAAGCGGTTCAGCGCTGTGACGTCGCTTTCCTGTCCAAAGATGAACGGCAGCAACTGCCAGTCGCCGCGTATCCAGCGGTGCTGACGGCTGACCTCGACGGAATATTTGGTCGGAAAATCTTCGACGAATTCCACATCGGTCACAAGGGCCGACCGCACCAGCGCGCCTTCGAGAAGGTCGTGGGAAAGCACGGTATTGTCTTCGATCCGCTCGGCCATGGCTTGCCGGAAGGCATCGACATGGATCAGCCCCTTGCCGGTAAAGCTGCCTTCGCGAAACACGTCCTGATAGGTGTCGGAGACCGCGAAGACGTAAGGGTCCAGCCCGCGATTGGTCGAGAAGATCCGCTGGAAGGCCGAGGCCTCTTCGCCGGTGGTCAGTGACGGCGTGATACGTGGCTGGAGAATGCCGTAACCGCCTGTCACGCGGTTCGTCTTGGGGTCGTTGATGGGCGCGTTGAGCGGATGGGCCATCTTGCCCACGAGCTTGGTCACCGTGTCACGAGGAAGGCGCGTATCGGAATCCAGCGTCAGGACGAAGGCAATTTCATCGGGCAGGGGATGGGTCGGTTTCAGATAGCTGGTGTGGGTCTCACCTCGGATCAGGTCGAACAGTTCTTCCAGCTTGCCCCGCTTTCGCTCCCACCCCATCCAGACATCGTCGGTCTCATTGTAGGTTCGGGCGCGGTGGAGGAGGAAGAAGCGCCGCCCGGTATGAGCATAGGTTTCCGACAATTCATCGATGGCCCGCTGCGCATATTCCAGCATGTCCTGATCGCCGGTCTTCTCTTCGGAATCGGCGTCGGGCCAGTCCGAAAGAAGCGCGAAATAGGTCTCGCCTTTCGGATTGCTGAGGTAATGCACTTCAAGATTGCGGACGAGTTCGTCGATCGTATCGCGATCATTGATCATGCAGGGTACGACAACCAGCGTCCGGGCCTCTTTGGGAATGCCCTGCGGATATTCGTAGCCCGGCATGTGATAGGGTCGCACCATATAGGACGACAGCATGTTGAAAATGCCCATCGCCGCCTCCGAGGCCGGAAGCGCCAGAAGGAGCATGAGTATGGCAGTCGTGCTGGCCCCTTCGATGGGATCGATGGTCAGAGCGGCGAGCGCCAGGATGGCCACCGTCAGAAGTGCAACCGGCAAGACGATGCCGAACCAGCTAAGACGGGCGAACAGAAGCCGCATCCGCTCAGTCGGGCGGCGGCAGTAGTTCACCCGGTCTCGCAGCGCCTCCACACCGTTGCCGACCAAATAATATCCGATATTGCCGACGATCAGCGGATCGGGAAGATCGGCACCTTCCCGCGCCATTTCGATTACCGTGTCGGTGACCTCCATTTCCGACGCCTTGGAGCGTCGCGCCAGAGTCTCGATCCGCTCGCGGTAGCGATTGCGCGAGCGGGGGTCGAGAAGGCCGAAGTCGGTTGTTGCCCGCAAGCGGCGATCGACCGCCGAAAGGCTTTCAAACCAGGTGGTCCAGTCCATATCGTCGATAGCGCGCAACGAGCGGATTATATTGCCCACGACGACGTTGGACGAAGAAACGCGATTCTGCTGCGCGATCAGAACCTCTTCGGCGTCGGACCCTTCCTCTTCGAGAGCCTCTTCGAGCCAGCTCAGGATCATCTGTGCGCGTTCCGATCCGTCCCGCAGGCGATAGAGAAGCTGGGCGGAGAAGGAGTGCTCCGCGATGGTCGACTGGCTTCGCCGGAACAGCTTCTTGGCCTCGTCATCGGTTTCCGCCGCCAAGATGTCATCGGCAAGCTGGTTGGCGGACTGGCGCAATTCGCGCCCATGCTGAACCCGCTCTGATACCCGGCGGAGATTTTCCAGAAGCACGAAACGCAGAACGGCCGGAATCGCCCAGATCTCACCGATCTTGAGCGTCTCGACGCTCTGAAACCCTTCCGTGATGGCGGTGAGTGTGCGGCCGGAGAACACGCTGTTGGTATGCGCGACATAGGTCCAGGTCAGCGCAAGCACGCGTGGGACGTCCTGGCCGGCCCCCATCACTTTCGTATCTGGAAGCTGCCGGTAGAACTTGATCGGCAGGTCGCGTCGCACCTGGCGAACATTCTCTTCCACCAAATGGTGGTTATCGAGAAGCCATTCGGCGGCCGGCGAGATGGTGTAACCATCGCGCGCTGCAACCGCGGTCGCCTCATAGCAGGTTTCGATGACCCTCTCGTTTTCCCGTTCGCGGTGCCGGAAATCGAAAGGCCGGAAGGCCTGAAGAGAGGTTTCGGTCCCGCTCGCAAGGCGTTCGCCCGCTGCCCTCAACTCGTCATCCGAAAGAAAACGATCCCGGATGGCCGGGGTGATCGTATCGCTTTCGAGTTGATTGCCCGCCGTCGTATCGAGGGTTTCGAAATCAGCGGCAGGAGACTGGTCGTTCATGTGTTTTCCGATGGCGAAAGATGGGGCCAAGAACCAGAAATAGGCCACGAGTGCGGCTCGTTAAGTGCAACTGCCCGAATATGCCGCATGCAAGAAGGCCTGTCTCCCGCTTTGGAAGACAGGCCTTCTATTCTTTAGTCACTCCGCTCGGCGCTATAGCAGCTTGTCG contains these protein-coding regions:
- a CDS encoding GH36-type glycosyl hydrolase domain-containing protein, coding for MNDQSPAADFETLDTTAGNQLESDTITPAIRDRFLSDDELRAAGERLASGTETSLQAFRPFDFRHRERENERVIETCYEATAVAARDGYTISPAAEWLLDNHHLVEENVRQVRRDLPIKFYRQLPDTKVMGAGQDVPRVLALTWTYVAHTNSVFSGRTLTAITEGFQSVETLKIGEIWAIPAVLRFVLLENLRRVSERVQHGRELRQSANQLADDILAAETDDEAKKLFRRSQSTIAEHSFSAQLLYRLRDGSERAQMILSWLEEALEEEGSDAEEVLIAQQNRVSSSNVVVGNIIRSLRAIDDMDWTTWFESLSAVDRRLRATTDFGLLDPRSRNRYRERIETLARRSKASEMEVTDTVIEMAREGADLPDPLIVGNIGYYLVGNGVEALRDRVNYCRRPTERMRLLFARLSWFGIVLPVALLTVAILALAALTIDPIEGASTTAILMLLLALPASEAAMGIFNMLSSYMVRPYHMPGYEYPQGIPKEARTLVVVPCMINDRDTIDELVRNLEVHYLSNPKGETYFALLSDWPDADSEEKTGDQDMLEYAQRAIDELSETYAHTGRRFFLLHRARTYNETDDVWMGWERKRGKLEELFDLIRGETHTSYLKPTHPLPDEIAFVLTLDSDTRLPRDTVTKLVGKMAHPLNAPINDPKTNRVTGGYGILQPRITPSLTTGEEASAFQRIFSTNRGLDPYVFAVSDTYQDVFREGSFTGKGLIHVDAFRQAMAERIEDNTVLSHDLLEGALVRSALVTDVEFVEDFPTKYSVEVSRQHRWIRGDWQLLPFIFGQESDVTALNRFKMLDNLRRSLLPIAWVLASIAGWVKFDTLPAFVWQVVLIGMLIIAPLTTMFAGFIAPPVGVTLRSHLRTYGWELLSLLAQTSLRVAFMAHTAWYAADAVGRTLYRLFVSRRQLLEWKTAAQIHKSSGGTIASYIELMWPSSAIAAIGLMLAIFYGHNSVWVALPIAGAWFFAPLIAWQVSRSAETEDRLFVSEDDRRALRRIARRTWRYFETFVTDEHNHLPPDNFQEDPEPLVAPRTSPTNIGLYLISTVSARDLGWIGFEEMLNRIESTLVTIRRMEKHRGHLYNWYDTKTLQPLPPRYISAVDSGNLAGHLIVVSSALREAAAAPAAFLHGDVEGIRDTATIIEEVLQDIPDDRRTIRPLRARIRERLHSFVLALDRGAAVTSVKATGLMTVAQEIERLALDIDLEVGSHESRRLMRWGTALVRTCEAHFNDPSTSREAMDRLRRRLVDVSETARGLAFDMEFGFLMNKQRRLLAIGYRVEEGELDESCYDLLASEARLTSLFAIAKGDLPNEHWFRLGRPVVPVSGRATLASWSGSMFEYLMPPLVMHERQGGLLYQTNRMVVRVQRNYARELGVPWGISESAYNARDHMLTYQYSNFGVPSLGLKRDLSRNAVIAPYATMLACQVDPNEAVRNMERLRQIGARGAYGFYESVDFTPSRLPKGEKCAVIKAYFAHHQGMSICAAANVVTAGRLRELFHSDPVIEAAELLLQERAPNTVAPVSRPEEVLRQKNDGGALAAPAMQIYDDPATTDRRTHLMSNGHYSVMVTATGAGYSKWNGLAITRWRPDPVEDSWGQYVFLRDVASGQWWSATSQPRHLANERASTVFTDSQAEFRKHVGTIHSHMDVLVTTEGDGEGRRLTLSNSGTVDRLIEVTSFAELVLSNDQADMAHPAFSKMFVRTEIDRAGDAILATRNKRTHGEPDIHVAHLVTENAAQRRSTQFETDRRAFIGRGRSLASAAAFDPGAELSGSAGFTLDPIMSLRRVVRIPAGKKATITFWTLAAADRDTLIERLAHYRHTETFNHESQLAWTRSQVQLRHIDVTSQDAETFQRIARYLIYPDMDMRIGEEAVREGLASQSALWPLGVSGDHPIFVLRTDDENDLKIVREALAMQEYLRGRGLLFDLVILNERVTSYAQDMQQAVDILCENARHRGLSDAVRAHIFNVRRDLMDETTYDALLAASRITLHTRNGRLSEQLARLGTELETKEAPRPFAKDEEVSARIIKPVPATISTSGEDLLFWNGMGGFDPRSGEYVVRLSGTDRTPQPWINVISGKDFGFHVSAGGAAFTWSINSRDYQLTPWTNDPVQNRPGEALYVRDLDSGITLTPFAALAGAASEPYEARHGMGYSTFRAAGGGLRLKATMAMAAGHNAKLTRLRIRNEFDRPRKLRLYAFAEWVLGNNAGKNAPFIASHFDDASGVITATNPYSIDFSGRYAFLALSTDVSSHTASRRNFIGTQSVSFPQIVAEGAKLDDTTAIAGDPCAALSSDIDLPAEGSVEILVILGDSGSVSEAVALADTLRQEGFDTQIDAARQEWDSFLGTLQVETPDQAMNLMVNHWLPYQALACRIRARSAFYQASGAYGFRDQLQDTSALLLQDPSYARAQILNAAGRQFPEGDVQHWWLPRTGAGVRTMISDDVVWLGYLTAHYVRVTGDTGFLDTKLPFIDGRQLEPGEHDAFYTPEVLEEEASLYEHCARALDLGCERRGENGLPLILGGDWNDGMNRVGEEGRGTSVWLGWFMAGGLSAMISIAEARRDEDRVARWTERRDELRAALQETGWDGEWYRRGTFDDGTPLGSHQSDECRIDTIAQSWSVLSGEGEEKRSHQALNKVLEILTDDEVKIIKLFTPPFQHTDHNPGYIKGYPPGVRENGGQYTHGAIWTAYALAEMGRADDAWKAYSYLLPINHALTEEDMQRYRVEPYVVAADIYGEEDRKGRGGWTWYTGSAGWLYRCSVEAILGIRRQGDRMIVRPSIPSHWEGYSAKLHQNGHEYHIEVERSDEKLVVRVNGDREETEGEGFPLA